Below is a window of Micromonospora chersina DNA.
TGGCTGCGCGACTACACGCTGAGCCGGCCGGTGACCGAGCCGGTGGCCTGGGACCATCCCGTCGCCGTGGCGGCCTGGCCCGCACCCCTCCGGGCCGCGCTCCGCGGGCTCTGGGAGCGGCGGCGGGAACTGCTGGCGGCCACGGACCGGCTTCCGCGTACCCTCTGTCACCACGACGTCTGGCCGACGAACCTGGTGCTCAGCGACGGCGGTCCGGTCCTGCTGGACTGGTCCTTCGTCGGGCCGGGACCGATCGGTGAGGACGCCGCGAACCTCGTCCTGGACACCTTCTTCGACGGTCTGGTCGACGTGGCGCTCCTGCCCGAGGTCGCCGACGCGGTGCTCGCCGGCTACGTCGAGGGGCTGCGCGGCGTGGTCGATCCGGTGCTGGTGGCCCGTGCGGTCCGGCTCACCGGCGCGGCCAAGTACTTCTGGCTCGCGCCGGTGATGCTCAACCGGGCCGGCGGCGCCACCGGCCAGACCTACGACCGGCGCGACGAGGCGGCGATGTTCGCCGGTCGCCGGCCGGTGCTGGAGCTTCTCGCCCACTGGGCGGACGACTCGCTGCCCTGACCGTCAGGCGTCACAGCCACGTCGATACCCCGTCCGGCTCATGCCAGGTCGAACAGCGCGGCGGCCGCCTCCCAGCAGACCGCCCGCAGCCAGTCGTCGCCCAGGTCGAGCCGGGCCAGCCCGTCGAGCTGCTCGGCGTACGGGTAGGGGATGTTCGGGAAGTCGCTGCCGAGCAGCACCTTCCCGGCCAGCCCCAGCTCGCGCAGCCGGGGCAGCTCCGCCGCCGGGAACGGCACGAACCTGTCGAAGAACGAGGTGAACGCCATCGTCGTGTCCAGCCGCACGTGCCGGTACCGCTCGGCCAGGTCGAGGAAGGCCGCGTAGTCCGGGGCGCCCAGGTGCGCCACGACCGCGGTCAGCGCGGGGTGCCGGGCCAGCAGCGCGGCGAACGACGCCGGACCGGTGTGGGCGG
It encodes the following:
- a CDS encoding aminoglycoside phosphotransferase family protein, yielding MTRPPLDLVPAGEPADPLTHNPLNGVTGGIWRTRRDGRPAVLKLITPPGGDGDVGPAHWAASAEPGHWNYWRREVEAYRSGLATTAWASAGQAGPAVLAVRDRPDGTVALWLAEADGRPGTAGTVGDFGELARRLGAAHADWLGRTGELSRYDWLARDWLRDYTLSRPVTEPVAWDHPVAVAAWPAPLRAALRGLWERRRELLAATDRLPRTLCHHDVWPTNLVLSDGGPVLLDWSFVGPGPIGEDAANLVLDTFFDGLVDVALLPEVADAVLAGYVEGLRGVVDPVLVARAVRLTGAAKYFWLAPVMLNRAGGATGQTYDRRDEAAMFAGRRPVLELLAHWADDSLP